Genomic window (Chloroflexota bacterium):
GCCCGACGATTACCCAGTTCGGCGTCGAGCCGGATTACGTGGACGTGCGCGGCAAGAAGACGAAGGTGAAGGTGGGCAAGATCGCCTCGCTCTCCGACGACCTGGCCCTGGCCCTGGCCGCGCCGTCAATTCGCATTGAAGCGCCGGTGCCGGGCAAGGGTTACGTTGGCATCGAAGTGCCGAATGTTGAAACGACGGTGGTGGCTTTGCGCGATGTGATGGAAAACGAAAACTTCCGCCGCTTCAAGACCACGCTGGGGCTGGCTCTGGGGCAGGACGTGTCGGGGCAGGCGGTGAGCGCCGACCTGACCAACATGCCGCACTTGCTCATCGCCGGCACGACCGGCTCCGGCAAGTCGGTGTGCGTCAATTCGATCATCGCCTGTTTGCTTCTGCAGAACACGCCGGATGATCTCAAGTTTTTGATGGTGGACCCGAAGCGGGTGGAACTGACTTCGTACAACGGCATCCCGCATTTGCTGACGCCGGTGGTGGTGGAAATGGAGCGGGTGGTGAACAGCCTGCAATGGGTGACGCGCGAGATGGACGAGCGTTACCGCAAGTTTGCCAAAGCCGGGACGCGCAACATCAACGAATATAACAAGCGGGTGGAGACGACGGGCGAGAAAAAGATTCCGTACCTGATCGTCATCATTGACGAGTTGGCCGACTTGATGATGCTGGCCCCCGACGAAACCGAAAAGACGATCACCCGCCTGGCGCAGATGGCCCGCGCCACCGGAATCCATCTGGTCATCGCCACCCAGCGCCCGTCGGTGGACGTGGTGACCGGCCTGATCAAGGCCAACTTCCCGGCCCGCATCGCCTTTGCCGTTGCCTCGTCGGTGGATAGCCGGGTCATCCTCGACCAGCCCGGCGCGGAGAAACTGCTGGGACGGGGCGACATGCTCTTCCAGTCGCCGGACGCTTCACAGCCGCTTCGGATGCAGGGCGTGTTTGTGTCGGACGCCGAGATTCAGCGCGTGGTGCGTTACTGGAAGGGCGCGCGCGGCATTGACGAGACAACGCCTGCGCCCGCCGAAGCAGTTCCGGCCACAAGCGCCGGCAGTGGCATGGCCGCCAAACAACAGCCGCTCTGGGAAGAACTGCGCGAGTCGGAACTCAGGGCCGAGGGCGAAGACGACTTGCTCGAAGAGTCGATCAAGGTCGTGCGCGAGATGCGCAAGGCGTCCATTACTTTGCTTCAACGCCGTTTGCGAATCGGCTACACTCGCGCCGCGCGGCTGATTGACCTGCTGGAAGAGAAGGGCATCATCGGCCCGGCCAAGACCGGGGCGCAACAGCGCGAAGTGGTCGGCTACAGCGACGGCACGATTAACCCAACCGGGGCCGAGGCGGATGCAGACGCGGAGCGTACGCGGCGGTGGAGTGCGGAGGAGTAGTTATAAAGACAATCCAGCCACACGAGACAGGCATAAAAGGCGAAGTCGAACAGCCATTATTCAAACGCCGCCCGACCCTGGCATGAACCCAGCGCGCTCCGCTATCGCTTCGCGCGGGTTATGCTGACCGATGGGCGGCGTTCACATTTCACAATTCATGTGTCATAAGGAGAATAGCAATGAAGTCGAAGACCATCGTATTCGTTCACGGAATGTATATGAATCCATTGTGTTGGGAGCAGTGGGCGAATCGTTTTCAGGCCAAAGGCTATAACTGTCTTGCCCCGGCTTGGCCGGGCCGAGACAAACCCGTGGATGTCCTGCGGAAAAATCACCCCGACCCTCAAGTGGGCAAACTCACACTCACCGGTGTGGTTGAACCCCTGGCCGACATGATTGAGAAGCTGGATGAAAAGCCCATTCTTATCGGACATTCAATGGGCGGGTTAGTCGTCCAACTATTGCTTCAAAGAGATATAGCCGCCGCAGGTGTCGCCATTAGTTCCGCGCCGCCGATGGGCGTGTTCACAACCAAGCCGGCATTTCTCAAGTCCAATTGGCCGCATATCACCCCGTTCACTGCTCAAAGTGCTCCCATCCAAATGACGTTTGAACGCTTTCAGTATACTTTCGTCAACACGTTGCCTCTCGCGGAACAACAAGCGGCTTTTGAGAAATATGTCGTGCCCGAATCGCGGCGCGTGCCGCGCGAGTCGCTGACCGCGAAAGTTGACTTCAAGAAACAACGCCCGCCGTTGTTGTTGGTGGCCGGTTCAGCGGACAACCTGATCCCGGCTTCGCTCAACAAAACCAACTACGACAAATACAAGTCATCCTCTTCAATAACCGACTTTAAGGAGTTTGCGGGGCGCACGCATTTCATCGTCGGCCAGAAGGGCTGGGAGGAAGTGGCCGACTATGTGCTTGCCTGGTTGAACGACAAGGGAGTGTAATACCGTTCCTTGCTAATCAGCGCGCCGCCCAACCATCCTTCATCCTCTCCATGCTCTTCCCTCCCGCCCTCCGCCACCGCGACTTCCGCCTGCTCTGGCTCGGCCTGCTCATCTCCGTCTCCGGCACCATGATGCAGAACGCCGCCATCCTCTGGCACGTCTACGAGGTGAGCCACAACCCTGTCTCGCTCGGCGTCGTCGGGTTGGTGCGCGTTGTGCCTGTCATTGGCTTCTCACTCATCAGCGGCCTCGCCGCCGACACGTTTGATCGCCGCAAGCTGATGCTGGTCACCCAGATCGGCATGGCAACCTGCGCCTTCCTGCTCGGCCTGTTGGCCTTCATCGGCGTCAAAGCCGTGTGGCCTATTTACGTGCTGGCCGCATTCTCGGCAGCCTTCGGCGCGTTCGACCTCCCGGCCCGGCAATCCCTCATCCCCTCCCTCGTCCCGCGCGAAGATTTGCCCAACGCCTTCAGCGTCAACGCCACCATGTTCCAGGCCGCCTCCATTCTCGGCCCGGCGGTGGCCGGCGTCGTCATCGGGCAAGCCGGCCTGCACTGGGCCTACTGGTTCAACGCCGCCTCCTTCATCGCCGTCATCCTCGCTCTGCTGGCAATGTCCATCCGCCCAGCCATCGCCAAAGAGAATCGGCCTCAAGCGAGCCTCTCCGCCGCCCTCGAAGGCCTAAGATTTGTGCGAAGTACGCCCATCATCCTCTCTTCCATGCTCCTCGACTTCTTCGCCACCTTCTTCTCTTCGGCCACCGCCCTCCTTCCCATCTACGCCCGCGACATTCTCAACGTCGGCCCGCAAGGCTACGGCTGGCTATACGCGGCCTCGGCGGTCGGGGCCGTCGTCACCGCCGTCACCCTCTCATTCGTCCACCGCATCCCCAAGCAAGGCGCTGTC
Coding sequences:
- a CDS encoding MFS transporter, encoding MLFPPALRHRDFRLLWLGLLISVSGTMMQNAAILWHVYEVSHNPVSLGVVGLVRVVPVIGFSLISGLAADTFDRRKLMLVTQIGMATCAFLLGLLAFIGVKAVWPIYVLAAFSAAFGAFDLPARQSLIPSLVPREDLPNAFSVNATMFQAASILGPAVAGVVIGQAGLHWAYWFNAASFIAVILALLAMSIRPAIAKENRPQASLSAALEGLRFVRSTPIILSSMLLDFFATFFSSATALLPIYARDILNVGPQGYGWLYAASAVGAVVTAVTLSFVHRIPKQGAVLVTSVMVYGLATILFGLSATFWLAFAALALTGAADTVSMVIRNTARQLNTPDHVRGRMVSVNQIFFMGGPQLGELEAGLVAGWFGAPVSVISGGIGCLIATLWVARKWPMLWRYDQTVQPPLAPTPAAAD
- a CDS encoding alpha/beta hydrolase, whose protein sequence is MKSKTIVFVHGMYMNPLCWEQWANRFQAKGYNCLAPAWPGRDKPVDVLRKNHPDPQVGKLTLTGVVEPLADMIEKLDEKPILIGHSMGGLVVQLLLQRDIAAAGVAISSAPPMGVFTTKPAFLKSNWPHITPFTAQSAPIQMTFERFQYTFVNTLPLAEQQAAFEKYVVPESRRVPRESLTAKVDFKKQRPPLLLVAGSADNLIPASLNKTNYDKYKSSSSITDFKEFAGRTHFIVGQKGWEEVADYVLAWLNDKGV
- a CDS encoding DNA translocase FtsK 4TM domain-containing protein, yielding MGLLSRLNNPKPNKGKSAPPKDSGKPKDSKPPRGKKNAPPPPQGLTLDQKLDIVGICLVLAGLIIIFAFLSPNNSNFTKPILTLLAQLFGLGKYLAPVGLIVLGGWIVLRHFGDKLPRVEPERVLGYILLFVVALVSIHFFVAQTPEDGRTLAEAGEGGGWIGHGLLQILLTSLGTGGAVVAVAAWWIIAAILALGLSMQQLITGAQTAIETLRVRPRQNFEPTRPPLTMRPPTPARPEPDAPPVEPARPTLAPAPKQSSQSQPASPAQGKKQRPQQPTAQPAIEIPPPPPSPMFDQPLIIGGQQPWVLPAVADMLEPGSEAGADDQYDRERVRTIEDTLSAFGAPSRVVEINRGPTITQFGVEPDYVDVRGKKTKVKVGKIASLSDDLALALAAPSIRIEAPVPGKGYVGIEVPNVETTVVALRDVMENENFRRFKTTLGLALGQDVSGQAVSADLTNMPHLLIAGTTGSGKSVCVNSIIACLLLQNTPDDLKFLMVDPKRVELTSYNGIPHLLTPVVVEMERVVNSLQWVTREMDERYRKFAKAGTRNINEYNKRVETTGEKKIPYLIVIIDELADLMMLAPDETEKTITRLAQMARATGIHLVIATQRPSVDVVTGLIKANFPARIAFAVASSVDSRVILDQPGAEKLLGRGDMLFQSPDASQPLRMQGVFVSDAEIQRVVRYWKGARGIDETTPAPAEAVPATSAGSGMAAKQQPLWEELRESELRAEGEDDLLEESIKVVREMRKASITLLQRRLRIGYTRAARLIDLLEEKGIIGPAKTGAQQREVVGYSDGTINPTGAEADADAERTRRWSAEE